A portion of the Manihot esculenta cultivar AM560-2 chromosome 2, M.esculenta_v8, whole genome shotgun sequence genome contains these proteins:
- the LOC110608740 gene encoding cell wall / vacuolar inhibitor of fructosidase 1, producing MKSLLVLLLFIFPVHAAIPSIINGNLINKTCKQTPYYELCVRSLISNPHSFNTDVKGLARIMILTIDAKATHALKHINNLLQRSSSYNSLSKKERRELKACADRYSVIIKGDVPQAIDAMRTGDYKFAEEGTYDAAAEAMSCEEEISGHHSQLSDMNMMVHDVSVVAGSIVQIILSS from the coding sequence ATGAAGAGTCTCCTAGTACTCTTACTGTTCATCTTCCCTGTTCATGCAGCAATTCCAAGCATTATCAACGGCAACTTGATAAACAAAACCTGCAAGCAGACACCCTATTATGAACTTTGCGTGCGATCTCTCATATCAAATCCTCACAGCTTTAATACTGACGTTAAAGGCTTAGCAAGGATAATGATTTTAACCATTGATGCTAAAGCAACCCATGCTCTTAAACATATCAACAACCTACTTCAACGCAGCAGCAGCTACAACAGCCTCAGCAAAAAAGAGAGACGAGAATTGAAAGCTTGTGCTGATCGTTACAGTGTGATTATTAAGGGAGACGTCCCTCAGGCAATTGATGCTATGCGCACAGGTGACTATAAGTTTGCTGAAGAAGGTACATATGATGCTGCTGCTGAGGCCATGTCTTGTGAAGAAGAAATCTCTGGCCACcattctcagctttctgatatgAATATGATGGTTCATGACGTCTCTGTTGTGGCTGGTTCCATTGTTCAGATAATTCTAAGCAGTTAG